From the Primulina tabacum isolate GXHZ01 chromosome 15, ASM2559414v2, whole genome shotgun sequence genome, one window contains:
- the LOC142525768 gene encoding polyphenol oxidase I, chloroplastic-like gives MATIPLSWSGSVPSSFSPLPQHRRSFTAKPPHFSGQIHRFAVSCNQTNEGQNQEYDPKDVENSRGKLDRRNVLFGMGGLYSAVNLVPSTSPAIATPISSPDFTKCTKGTNLNTNQPLDVNCCPPVSTSIINYKLPPVDKMRVRPAAQLAGEEYYAKFEKAISLMKALPADDPRNFMQQANVHCAYCNLTYEQKGDPDVKLQIHNCWHFYPWHRWYLYFYERILGKLIDDPTFGMPFWNWDHPDGMPMPERYARAASPLYNARRNPTHLSPAVLDLAYAPNSSTAQDKIIPNNLTIVYGEMVRNVKKLDDFYGDKYVTGTAPNPGPGSVERGSHTAAHVWVGEATSTGEDMGNFYSTGRDTLFFAHHANIDRLWSIWRNLRGSQPKDYTEADWLEADYLFYDENADLVRVNVKDTLENEKMGYVYQDRDLPWLKKRPTARVKKSAVAKTSKAPEAAGNFFPVKLDKVVKVLVPRPKKSRNKKDKEKEEELLVIEGIEVDTSKFVKFDVFVNDEDDKPDELDKAEYAGSFSQVPHKNSTTVKTKIRLGLTELLEDLDAEDDEKVLVSLVPKARGEDISIGGIKIIYA, from the coding sequence ATGGCCACTATTCCACTTTCGTGGTCCGGCTCGGTTCCCTCTTCGTTCTCCCCCCTGCCTCAACATCGACGCAGTTTCACCGCCAAGCCACCACATTTTTCAGGCCAAATTCATCGCTTTGCTGTGTCGTGCAACCAAACGAACGAAGGCCAAAACCAGGAATATGACCCTAAAGACGTTGAGAATTCTCGAGGGAAATTGGACAGGAGAAATGTGCTCTTTGGAATGGGAGGTCTCTATAGTGCGGTAAATCTTGTTCCATCAACTTCTCCAGCGATTGCCACTCCAATTTCTTCCCCCGATTTCACCAAATGCACGAAAGGCACAAATCTTAACACAAACCAACCACTAGACGTGAACTGTTGCCCCCCGGTGTCTACAAGTATAATCAATTATAAGCTGCCTCCCGTGGACAAAATGCGAGTCCGCCCCGCCGCGCAGCTAGCCGGAGAAGAATACTATGCCAAGTTCGAGAAAGCTATTTCGCTCATGAAAGCTCTGCCTGCCGATGATCCTCGCAATTTCATGCAACAAGCTAATGTTCACTGTGCCTACTGTAATCTCACGTATGAACAGAAAGGAGACCCTGACGTAAAACTTCAAATTCACAACTGCTGGCACTTCTACCCTTGGCACAGATGGTacttatatttttatgaaaGAATCTTGGGAAAATTAATCGATGACCCCACTTTCGGTATGCCATTTTGGAACTGGGATCATCCAGACGGAATGCCCATGCCTGAAAGATACGCGAGGGCAGCCTCACCCCTGTATAATGCGCGACGGAACCCGACTCATCTGTCGCCGGCCGTCCTCGATCTGGCATACGCGCCCAACTCCTCCACCGCCCAAGACAAGATAATACCCAATAACTTGACAATCGTTTACGGCGAAATGGTTCGCAATGTTAAAAAGCTAGATGATTTCTACGGGGATAAATACGTAACTGGTACCGCGCCTAACCCAGGTCCAGGCTCAGTGGAGCGTGGATCACACACTGCAGCGCACGTTTGGGTTGGAGAGGCCACGAGTACTGGAGAGGATATGGGGAACTTTTACTCAACTGGTCGAGATACACTTTTTTTCGCCCACCACGCAAATATTGATCGTCTCTGGTCTATATGGCGCAACCTGAGGGGATCACAACCCAAAGATTACACCGAAGCCGACTGGCTGGAAGCCGATTACCTATTCTACGATGAAAACGCAGATCTTGTGCGCGTAAATGTAAAAGACACGTTGGAGAACGAAAAAATGGGGTACGTTTACCAGGACAGGGACTTGCCCTGGTTGAAAAAAAGGCCAACTGCGCGTGTCAAGAAATCTGCGGTGGCCAAGACCTCAAAGGCGCCAGAGGCGGCGGGGAATTTTTTCCCAGTGAAACTTGACAAAGTGGTGAAAGTTTTGGTTCCAAGGCCAAAGAAATCGAGAAACAAGAAAGATAAGGAAAAGGAAGAGGAGTTGCTGGTGATCGAAGGGATTGAAGTGGACACTTCTAAGTTTGTGAAGTTCGATGTCTTTGTTAATGATGAGGATGATAAGCCTGACGAACTGGACAAGGCGGAATACGCAGGAAGTTTCTCTCAGGTTCCCCACAAGAATTCGACAACTGTTAAGACTAAGATAAGGTTGGGACTGACTGAACTGCTGGAAGATTTGGATGCCGAAGATGATGAAAAAGTATTGGTTTCTTTGGTGCCAAAAGCTAGGGGAGAAGACATATCCATTGGTGGTATCAAGATCATCTATGCTTAG
- the LOC142526227 gene encoding E3 ubiquitin-protein ligase DA2L-like isoform X1: protein MWFYSMGNKLGKKRHAVDEKYTRPQGLYQHKDVDHKKLRKLILDSKLAPCFPGDDDYACDLEECPICFLFYPSLNRSRCCTKGICTECFLQMRTPNSTRPTHTPGSAYLDIERCPFCKTSNYAVEYRGVKTKEEKCLEQIEEQRVIEAKIRMRQQELQDEEDRMLKRREVSSSSSMRRPSEADHCSTRAPSFASALESEEIVAFHESNAAASRLPPLRRQNREGEFDLDLEDIMVMEAIWLSIQGSGKRQDPQYGDAAQPEEYLADDRSSLAAMAPISVSSSSPSGGLACAIAVLAEQEIGGETANNYAGGSMSTSYSMPSSSRFLNREEHESESYFPAENISDNHLAMTGDTGEWVDHRSEMAEVGTSYGGSDEFDDSVRHGEQPQQDENQDSFQPVAGTVVPESFEEQMMLAMAVSLAEARARTSPPGVTWH from the exons ATGTGGTTTTATTCAATGGGGAATAAATTGGGAAAGAAGAGGCATGCGGTGGATGAGAAGTACACTAGGCCTCAAGGGTTGTACCAACACAAAGATGTGGATCACAAGAAGCTTAGAAAGCTTATTCTTGACTCAAAACTGGCACCTTGTTTTCCTGGTGATGATGATTATGCTTGTGACCTAGAGGAATGCCCCATTTGTTTCCTG TTCTATCCAAGCCTTAATCGGTCAAGATGCTGCACGAAAGGCATATGTACTG AGTGTTTTTTGCAGATGAGGACTCCTAATTCTACCCGGCCAACACA TACTCCTGGTTCTGCTTACCTTGACATTGAAAGGTGCCCTTTCTGCAAAACCTCAAATTATGCCGTGGAATATCGAGGTGTTAAGACAAAGGAAGAGAAATGCTTGGAACAAATT GAAGAACAACGAGTTATAGAAGCCAAAATAAGGATGAGGCAGCAAGAACTTCAGGATGAAGAGGATAGGATGCTGAAACGAAGAGAAGTCAGTTCTTCAAGCAGCATGAGAAGACCAAGTGAGGCTGATCATTGCTCGACTAGAG CCCCATCTTTTGCTTCTGCCTTGGAAAGTGAAGAAATTGTGGCCTTTCACGAGTCTAATGCTGCTGCGTCAAGACTGCCTCCACTCCGAAGGCAAAATAG GGAAGGGGAATTTGACCTGGATCTCGAGGATATAATGGTTATGGAAGCTATTTGGCTGTCTATTCAG GGGAGTGGGAAAAGACAAGATCCACAGTATGGTGATGCAGCTCAGCCTGAAGAATACCTTGCAGATGATCGTAGTTCCTTGGCGGCGATGGCCCCGATATCCGTATCTTCATCATCTCCATCTGGTGGTCTCGCATGCGCCATTGCAGTACTTGCAGAACAAGAAATAGGCGGGGAGACAGCTAATAACTATGCTGGTGGAAGCATGTCTACATCATATAGCATGCCTAGCTCAAGCAGATTTTTGAATCGGGAGGAGCATGAATCTGAAAGTTATTTTCCTGCAGAGAACATCAGTGATAACCATTTGGCAATGACCGGGGATACCGGAGAATGGGTTGATCATAGATCGGAGATGGCTGAAGTTGGAACTAGCTATGGAGGTTCTGATGAATTTGATGACTCAGTGAGACACGGGGAACAACCCCAACAAGATGAAAACCAAGATAGCTTTCAACCTGTTGCAGGAACAGTAGTTCCCGAGAGTTTTGAGGAGCAGATGATGCTAGCCATGGCTGTTTCACTGGCCGAGGCTCGAGCCAGGACAAGTCCGCCAGGAGTTACATGGCACTAG
- the LOC142526227 gene encoding E3 ubiquitin-protein ligase DA2-like isoform X3 has protein sequence MRTPNSTRPTHTPGSAYLDIERCPFCKTSNYAVEYRGVKTKEEKCLEQIEEQRVIEAKIRMRQQELQDEEDRMLKRREVSSSSSMRRPSEADHCSTRAPSFASALESEEIVAFHESNAAASRLPPLRRQNREGEFDLDLEDIMVMEAIWLSIQGSGKRQDPQYGDAAQPEEYLADDRSSLAAMAPISVSSSSPSGGLACAIAVLAEQEIGGETANNYAGGSMSTSYSMPSSSRFLNREEHESESYFPAENISDNHLAMTGDTGEWVDHRSEMAEVGTSYGGSDEFDDSVRHGEQPQQDENQDSFQPVAGTVVPESFEEQMMLAMAVSLAEARARTSPPGVTWH, from the exons ATGAGGACTCCTAATTCTACCCGGCCAACACA TACTCCTGGTTCTGCTTACCTTGACATTGAAAGGTGCCCTTTCTGCAAAACCTCAAATTATGCCGTGGAATATCGAGGTGTTAAGACAAAGGAAGAGAAATGCTTGGAACAAATT GAAGAACAACGAGTTATAGAAGCCAAAATAAGGATGAGGCAGCAAGAACTTCAGGATGAAGAGGATAGGATGCTGAAACGAAGAGAAGTCAGTTCTTCAAGCAGCATGAGAAGACCAAGTGAGGCTGATCATTGCTCGACTAGAG CCCCATCTTTTGCTTCTGCCTTGGAAAGTGAAGAAATTGTGGCCTTTCACGAGTCTAATGCTGCTGCGTCAAGACTGCCTCCACTCCGAAGGCAAAATAG GGAAGGGGAATTTGACCTGGATCTCGAGGATATAATGGTTATGGAAGCTATTTGGCTGTCTATTCAG GGGAGTGGGAAAAGACAAGATCCACAGTATGGTGATGCAGCTCAGCCTGAAGAATACCTTGCAGATGATCGTAGTTCCTTGGCGGCGATGGCCCCGATATCCGTATCTTCATCATCTCCATCTGGTGGTCTCGCATGCGCCATTGCAGTACTTGCAGAACAAGAAATAGGCGGGGAGACAGCTAATAACTATGCTGGTGGAAGCATGTCTACATCATATAGCATGCCTAGCTCAAGCAGATTTTTGAATCGGGAGGAGCATGAATCTGAAAGTTATTTTCCTGCAGAGAACATCAGTGATAACCATTTGGCAATGACCGGGGATACCGGAGAATGGGTTGATCATAGATCGGAGATGGCTGAAGTTGGAACTAGCTATGGAGGTTCTGATGAATTTGATGACTCAGTGAGACACGGGGAACAACCCCAACAAGATGAAAACCAAGATAGCTTTCAACCTGTTGCAGGAACAGTAGTTCCCGAGAGTTTTGAGGAGCAGATGATGCTAGCCATGGCTGTTTCACTGGCCGAGGCTCGAGCCAGGACAAGTCCGCCAGGAGTTACATGGCACTAG
- the LOC142526227 gene encoding E3 ubiquitin-protein ligase DA2L-like isoform X2 — protein MWFYSMGNKLGKKRHAVDEKYTRPQGLYQHKDVDHKKLRKLILDSKLAPCFPGDDDYACDLEECPICFLFYPSLNRSRCCTKGICTECFLQMRTPNSTRPTQCPFCKTSNYAVEYRGVKTKEEKCLEQIEEQRVIEAKIRMRQQELQDEEDRMLKRREVSSSSSMRRPSEADHCSTRAPSFASALESEEIVAFHESNAAASRLPPLRRQNREGEFDLDLEDIMVMEAIWLSIQGSGKRQDPQYGDAAQPEEYLADDRSSLAAMAPISVSSSSPSGGLACAIAVLAEQEIGGETANNYAGGSMSTSYSMPSSSRFLNREEHESESYFPAENISDNHLAMTGDTGEWVDHRSEMAEVGTSYGGSDEFDDSVRHGEQPQQDENQDSFQPVAGTVVPESFEEQMMLAMAVSLAEARARTSPPGVTWH, from the exons ATGTGGTTTTATTCAATGGGGAATAAATTGGGAAAGAAGAGGCATGCGGTGGATGAGAAGTACACTAGGCCTCAAGGGTTGTACCAACACAAAGATGTGGATCACAAGAAGCTTAGAAAGCTTATTCTTGACTCAAAACTGGCACCTTGTTTTCCTGGTGATGATGATTATGCTTGTGACCTAGAGGAATGCCCCATTTGTTTCCTG TTCTATCCAAGCCTTAATCGGTCAAGATGCTGCACGAAAGGCATATGTACTG AGTGTTTTTTGCAGATGAGGACTCCTAATTCTACCCGGCCAACACA GTGCCCTTTCTGCAAAACCTCAAATTATGCCGTGGAATATCGAGGTGTTAAGACAAAGGAAGAGAAATGCTTGGAACAAATT GAAGAACAACGAGTTATAGAAGCCAAAATAAGGATGAGGCAGCAAGAACTTCAGGATGAAGAGGATAGGATGCTGAAACGAAGAGAAGTCAGTTCTTCAAGCAGCATGAGAAGACCAAGTGAGGCTGATCATTGCTCGACTAGAG CCCCATCTTTTGCTTCTGCCTTGGAAAGTGAAGAAATTGTGGCCTTTCACGAGTCTAATGCTGCTGCGTCAAGACTGCCTCCACTCCGAAGGCAAAATAG GGAAGGGGAATTTGACCTGGATCTCGAGGATATAATGGTTATGGAAGCTATTTGGCTGTCTATTCAG GGGAGTGGGAAAAGACAAGATCCACAGTATGGTGATGCAGCTCAGCCTGAAGAATACCTTGCAGATGATCGTAGTTCCTTGGCGGCGATGGCCCCGATATCCGTATCTTCATCATCTCCATCTGGTGGTCTCGCATGCGCCATTGCAGTACTTGCAGAACAAGAAATAGGCGGGGAGACAGCTAATAACTATGCTGGTGGAAGCATGTCTACATCATATAGCATGCCTAGCTCAAGCAGATTTTTGAATCGGGAGGAGCATGAATCTGAAAGTTATTTTCCTGCAGAGAACATCAGTGATAACCATTTGGCAATGACCGGGGATACCGGAGAATGGGTTGATCATAGATCGGAGATGGCTGAAGTTGGAACTAGCTATGGAGGTTCTGATGAATTTGATGACTCAGTGAGACACGGGGAACAACCCCAACAAGATGAAAACCAAGATAGCTTTCAACCTGTTGCAGGAACAGTAGTTCCCGAGAGTTTTGAGGAGCAGATGATGCTAGCCATGGCTGTTTCACTGGCCGAGGCTCGAGCCAGGACAAGTCCGCCAGGAGTTACATGGCACTAG
- the LOC142526118 gene encoding VQ motif-containing protein 1-like: MAGRRGAGVKVVIINTQYVETDAMSFKSVVQNLTGKNSHAAAEPPSIQYSTQVAYNMAPFLSRGMSFRDFEWMPNDLPPVDELLQALR, from the coding sequence atggcTGGGAGGCGTGGAGCTGGCGTTAAGGTGGTGATAATCAACACGCAGTATGTGGAAACTGATGCCATGAGTTTCAAGTCAGTTGTTCAAAACCTCACCGGAAAGAATTCCCATGCCGCCGCAGAGCCGCCGTCGATTCAATATTCCACTCAAGTTGCCTATAATATGGCTCCATTTTTGTCCCGTGGAATGTCGTTTAGGGATTTCGAATGGATGCCCAACGACTTGCCTCCAGTTGATGAACTATTGCAAGCCTTACGATGA